The following proteins are encoded in a genomic region of Reichenbachiella sp.:
- a CDS encoding DUF2147 domain-containing protein, giving the protein MKNTMKNTMKKPTIIGIGILIALLSLKASGQTKGDISGTWYAEEMDQSTIEVTQLSDGSYEGIIRSSAKNEFVGHKVIYDFEYDSDEKDYKGTINSAARNMELDGTIVLEEKGKLKITGKKFFMTKTFYWTKEKDYEK; this is encoded by the coding sequence ATGAAAAATACAATGAAAAATACAATGAAAAAACCGACCATCATCGGTATTGGGATCCTTATCGCATTACTTTCCCTAAAAGCCTCAGGCCAAACGAAAGGGGATATAAGTGGCACTTGGTATGCTGAAGAAATGGATCAATCGACTATAGAGGTCACTCAACTTTCTGATGGAAGCTACGAAGGGATCATTCGATCTTCTGCCAAAAATGAATTTGTTGGTCATAAAGTCATTTACGATTTTGAATATGATTCGGACGAAAAAGACTACAAAGGGACTATCAACTCGGCAGCAAGGAATATGGAATTGGACGGAACCATTGTACTTGAGGAAAAAGGCAAGTTGAAAATTACCGGTAAAAAGTTCTTCATGACCAAAACTTTTTATTGGACTAAAGAAAAAGATTATGAAAAATAA
- a CDS encoding ABC transporter permease, translating into MKTLSFLLQKEFKQIFRNPTLLRMILAMPIIQLAILPLAADFEIKNINVVIVDHDRSTYSIDLVNKIIASGYFILVDYINSERQGFDYLESDEADVVLEIPLDFERNLIRENHEQLFLAINAINGTKANVGGGYLSRVIGDFNQEIRMEWYQRGRRSNGPTIEAKAINWFNPLLNYQFFMVPGILVVLVTMVGAYMCALNIVKEKEVGTIEQINVTPIKKHHFILGKLIPFWIIGIFVFTLGLFLVARLIYGIVAVGSLSLLYGYLALYLVAVLGIGLLVSTYSQTQQQAMSLAFFLMMIFLLMSGLFTSIESMPGWARVIAQFNPVTYFIDVMRMIVMKGSGFQHVTKHFVIMTGFALVFNTWAIINYRKTT; encoded by the coding sequence ATGAAAACATTGTCATTTTTACTTCAGAAGGAGTTTAAGCAGATTTTTAGGAATCCGACTTTACTGCGAATGATTTTGGCTATGCCGATCATACAGTTGGCCATTTTACCCCTTGCTGCAGATTTCGAAATCAAAAATATCAATGTGGTGATAGTGGATCATGATCGCTCTACGTACTCCATCGATTTAGTCAACAAGATCATTGCCTCAGGATATTTCATTCTTGTTGATTACATCAATAGTGAGAGGCAAGGCTTTGACTACCTGGAATCAGATGAGGCGGATGTGGTCTTAGAGATCCCACTGGATTTTGAGCGAAACCTGATAAGAGAAAATCATGAACAACTTTTTCTTGCCATCAACGCTATCAACGGTACCAAGGCGAATGTGGGAGGAGGATACTTATCGAGGGTCATAGGGGATTTCAATCAGGAAATACGAATGGAATGGTACCAGAGAGGTAGACGTTCCAATGGTCCTACCATTGAAGCGAAGGCAATCAATTGGTTCAATCCACTTCTGAATTATCAATTTTTTATGGTCCCGGGAATACTGGTAGTACTTGTTACAATGGTAGGTGCTTACATGTGTGCATTGAATATTGTGAAAGAAAAAGAAGTAGGTACGATAGAGCAGATCAATGTGACTCCAATCAAAAAGCACCACTTTATCTTAGGCAAGCTCATTCCTTTCTGGATTATAGGGATTTTTGTTTTTACGCTTGGACTTTTCTTGGTTGCCCGACTTATCTATGGGATTGTCGCGGTAGGAAGTTTAAGTCTTCTTTACGGATACCTTGCGCTCTATCTGGTTGCGGTTTTGGGAATCGGGCTACTGGTTTCTACCTACTCTCAAACGCAGCAACAAGCCATGTCGTTAGCCTTTTTTCTGATGATGATTTTTCTGCTAATGAGTGGCTTATTCACCTCCATAGAAAGCATGCCAGGTTGGGCACGGGTCATCGCGCAGTTCAATCCGGTCACCTATTTCATTGATGTCATGCGGATGATTGTGATGAAAGGAAGTGGATTTCAGCACGTAACAAAACATTTTGTGATTATGACAGGCTTTGCCCTGGTATTTAATACCTGGGCCATTATTAATTATCGAAAAACGACTTGA
- a CDS encoding YceI family protein, whose product MKNKVKILIGLLVLLLSAVTYGQSQWEIRQDYSITFSGTGAEGSFRGLEGSIQFDPDNLDQSQFNVSINPATISTGNKTKNKHARGDSWFDVEKYTKVGFVSEEIKKTDGGYVAEGMLTMHGVSNKDQINFTFSRQQSNMGLFEGIMKVNREDYGIEGPLISFMVGDEFEVRISLPVKKE is encoded by the coding sequence ATGAAAAATAAGGTGAAAATACTCATTGGCTTACTTGTATTGTTGCTAAGTGCTGTAACATATGGCCAGTCACAATGGGAGATTCGCCAGGACTATTCCATTACATTTTCGGGTACTGGGGCGGAAGGTTCTTTCAGGGGTCTTGAAGGGAGCATTCAGTTTGACCCTGACAACCTTGACCAATCTCAGTTTAATGTTTCAATTAACCCTGCAACGATCTCCACAGGTAATAAAACAAAAAATAAACATGCGAGGGGCGACTCATGGTTTGATGTGGAGAAGTACACAAAGGTTGGTTTTGTATCCGAGGAAATTAAGAAAACTGATGGTGGTTATGTTGCCGAAGGCATGCTGACTATGCATGGAGTATCCAATAAAGATCAAATCAATTTTACTTTTTCAAGGCAGCAAAGCAATATGGGTCTTTTCGAGGGAATCATGAAGGTCAACCGTGAAGACTATGGCATAGAAGGACCACTGATCTCATTTATGGTTGGCGATGAATTTGAGGTAAGGATTAGTTTGCCAGTGAAAAAAGAATGA